One stretch of Aquimarina sp. Aq107 DNA includes these proteins:
- a CDS encoding DNA topoisomerase IV: MKRFIFLLFISALFTGCYQQKRDCTEFQTGTFEFETYLNGELAKTTFVRNDSIEIDYFQGKSDTASIRWINDCEYIVKKLHPKNMAEEKAIHMKILTTEKDTYTFEYGLVGVKKNKQRGTAKKIK, encoded by the coding sequence ATGAAACGATTTATTTTTTTATTATTTATCTCTGCTCTGTTTACAGGATGTTACCAACAAAAACGCGACTGTACAGAATTTCAAACAGGAACGTTTGAATTTGAGACATATCTAAACGGAGAACTTGCTAAAACCACATTTGTACGTAATGACTCTATAGAGATTGATTATTTTCAAGGTAAAAGTGATACTGCAAGTATACGCTGGATTAATGATTGTGAGTATATCGTAAAAAAACTTCATCCTAAAAATATGGCTGAAGAAAAAGCTATACACATGAAAATATTAACTACCGAAAAAGACACATATACTTTTGAATATGGTCTTGTAGGTGTTAAAAAAAATAAACAAAGAGGAACTGCTAAAAAAATTAAATAA
- a CDS encoding DNA gyrase/topoisomerase IV subunit A: MDIENENEELHNELTPEDHQPQEVITKVTGMYKDWFLDYASYVILERAVPAIEDGLKPVQRRILHSMKDLDDGRYNKVANIVGHTMQYHPHGDASIADAMVQIGQRDLLIDMQGNWGNILTGDRAAASRYIEARLSKFALDVVYNPKVTDWQLSYDGRKKEPINLPVKFPLLLAQGAEGIAVGLSTKILPHNFIELIEASIKHLQGKRFTILPDFPTAGIADFTNYNDGNRGGKVRVRAKISQLDKNTLVINEIPFSTTTSSLIDSILKANDKGKIKIKKIEDNTAAEVEILVHLPGGISPDKTIDALYAFTNCESSISPLGCVIEENSRPNFIGVSEMLKRSTDNTLELLKKELEIQLNELQEQWHFASLERIFIENRIYREIEEEETWEGVIQAIDKGLRPHIKHLKRAVTEEDIVRLTEIRIKRISKFDIDKAQQKIEALEDDIAQVKHHLEHLVEYAISYFKRLKDTYGKGRERKTEIRIFDDIEATKVVIRNTKLYVNREEGFVGTSLRKNEYVTDCSDIDDIICFMADGKMMITKVDAKTFVGKDIIHVAVFKKKDKRTIYNMIYQDGRGGPSYVKRFAVTGVTRDKEYDLTQGKKGSKATYFTANPNGEAEVITIFLRQAGSIKKLKFDLDFSDLLIKGRGVKGNIVTKYNIKKIELKEQGVSTLKPRKIWFDDTVRRLNVDGRGELLGEFKGEDRLLIINQKGIVKTIIPEITVHFDSDMIVLEKWKPMKPVSAIYWDGEKERYYVKRFLVENSDREETIISDHQKSFLEIVSTDHRPVAEIVYNKLRGKEQKPNDEISLEDFISVKGIKAQGNQLTTEKVRQINLLDSLPYEEPDEIPTEEIEVVGEESITPDSKISGNETGSGVSLDNEEDDGDGEQTSLF, from the coding sequence ATGGATATAGAAAACGAAAACGAAGAATTACATAATGAATTAACCCCAGAGGATCATCAACCTCAGGAAGTGATTACCAAAGTTACTGGGATGTATAAAGACTGGTTTTTGGATTACGCATCTTATGTAATCTTAGAACGTGCAGTCCCAGCAATAGAAGATGGATTAAAACCTGTGCAACGAAGAATTCTTCATTCTATGAAAGATTTGGATGATGGGAGATATAATAAGGTTGCAAATATTGTAGGGCATACGATGCAGTATCATCCACATGGTGATGCAAGTATTGCTGATGCTATGGTACAGATTGGACAACGAGATCTGTTAATCGATATGCAAGGTAACTGGGGTAATATTCTTACCGGTGATAGAGCCGCCGCATCTAGATATATTGAAGCGCGTTTATCAAAATTTGCTTTAGATGTTGTTTATAATCCAAAAGTTACCGATTGGCAATTATCTTATGATGGTAGGAAAAAGGAACCAATAAATCTTCCTGTAAAGTTTCCATTACTTCTTGCTCAAGGTGCCGAAGGTATTGCAGTAGGATTGAGTACTAAAATTCTTCCTCATAATTTTATTGAACTGATAGAAGCTTCAATAAAACATTTACAAGGAAAACGTTTTACAATACTGCCGGATTTTCCAACAGCGGGAATAGCCGATTTTACTAACTACAATGATGGTAATCGTGGAGGAAAAGTTAGAGTACGTGCAAAAATCTCTCAATTAGATAAGAATACACTGGTTATAAATGAGATACCTTTCTCCACTACAACCTCTAGTTTAATAGATTCTATCCTTAAAGCTAACGATAAAGGTAAGATTAAAATAAAAAAAATAGAGGATAATACTGCTGCAGAAGTAGAGATATTAGTGCATTTACCAGGTGGTATTTCTCCAGATAAAACTATTGATGCATTATATGCCTTTACCAATTGCGAATCGTCAATTTCGCCATTAGGATGTGTTATTGAAGAGAATAGTCGTCCTAATTTTATAGGAGTTTCCGAAATGTTAAAACGTTCTACAGATAATACCTTAGAACTGCTTAAAAAAGAGTTGGAGATTCAATTAAATGAATTGCAAGAGCAATGGCATTTTGCTTCATTAGAACGAATTTTTATCGAAAACCGTATTTATCGCGAAATTGAAGAGGAAGAAACTTGGGAAGGAGTAATACAGGCGATTGATAAGGGGTTGCGACCTCATATAAAACACCTAAAACGTGCAGTTACTGAAGAGGATATTGTGCGTTTAACAGAGATTAGAATTAAAAGGATCTCAAAATTTGATATTGATAAGGCGCAACAAAAGATTGAAGCGTTAGAGGATGATATAGCGCAGGTTAAACATCATTTAGAGCATCTGGTAGAATATGCTATTTCTTACTTTAAGAGATTAAAAGATACATATGGTAAAGGAAGAGAGCGTAAAACCGAAATCAGAATTTTTGATGATATCGAGGCTACCAAAGTGGTTATCAGAAACACAAAACTATATGTAAATAGAGAAGAAGGTTTTGTAGGTACGTCATTACGTAAAAATGAATATGTAACGGATTGTTCTGATATTGATGATATTATTTGTTTTATGGCAGATGGTAAAATGATGATAACAAAAGTGGATGCTAAAACTTTTGTAGGGAAAGACATTATTCATGTTGCAGTCTTTAAAAAGAAGGATAAGCGAACTATCTATAATATGATTTATCAAGATGGTAGAGGAGGTCCATCTTATGTCAAACGTTTTGCTGTTACCGGGGTTACAAGAGATAAGGAATATGATTTAACGCAAGGTAAAAAGGGTTCAAAAGCAACTTACTTCACTGCAAATCCTAATGGTGAAGCAGAGGTGATTACTATTTTTCTTCGTCAAGCGGGAAGTATTAAGAAGCTTAAATTTGACCTTGATTTTTCTGACCTATTAATAAAAGGTAGAGGAGTAAAGGGAAATATTGTAACTAAATACAATATCAAAAAAATCGAACTAAAAGAGCAAGGTGTATCTACTCTAAAACCTCGTAAAATATGGTTTGACGATACAGTTAGGAGACTAAATGTTGATGGAAGAGGAGAACTTTTAGGAGAGTTTAAAGGAGAAGATAGGTTACTGATTATTAACCAAAAAGGAATTGTAAAAACTATTATTCCTGAAATTACAGTCCATTTTGATTCGGACATGATTGTTTTGGAGAAATGGAAACCGATGAAACCAGTTTCTGCTATTTACTGGGATGGAGAAAAGGAACGTTATTATGTGAAACGATTTTTAGTAGAAAACTCGGATAGAGAAGAAACGATTATTTCCGATCACCAAAAATCATTTTTAGAAATTGTTTCCACAGACCATAGACCTGTCGCAGAAATAGTATATAATAAACTTAGAGGAAAAGAACAAAAACCTAATGATGAAATAAGTTTAGAAGACTTTATTTCAGTAAAAGGGATCAAGGCGCAAGGAAATCAATTAACTACAGAGAAAGTAAGGCAGATTAATTTATTAGACTCTTTACCTTATGAAGAGCCAGATGAGATTCCGACAGAAGAAATAGAGGTAGTAGGAGAAGAATCTATAACACCAGATTCTAAAATATCTGGAAATGAGACGGGTAGTGGGGTTTCACTTGATAACGAAGAAGATGACGGAGATGGGGAGCAGACAAGTTTATTTTAA
- a CDS encoding M14 family zinc carboxypeptidase, with protein sequence MDINELSRLFTKYKESTLLGRYIHLGHIGPLIDNLSSRMNVEQLGVSENEAPIHLIKVGNGPKKLLFWSQMHGNESTTTKSMFDFLNMLSDDSNEVSEQILASCTLYIIPILSPDGAKAYTRLNHNQIDLNRDAQDRSQKESVILRNVIDKIKPDFAFNLHGQRTIFSVGTTDIPATVSFLSPAGDKDRTITKSRKIAMEIIAEMNSVLQKCIPNGIGRYDDGFNINCVGDTLSDLGVPTILFEAGHYKNDYTRDTTRVYIFYALVTSIRYISMNDVLGSKHQAYFNIPENGKCFYDIIIRDVILNNKNVDIAIQYTEELSQNDIKFIPKIVKIDDLRNVYGHREIIGNKRVIFNENVTVEVLPENELLKFKLNDELFSTELRKS encoded by the coding sequence ATGGATATTAATGAATTATCTCGTTTATTTACTAAATACAAAGAATCAACGTTATTAGGACGTTATATACATTTGGGTCATATAGGTCCGTTAATAGATAATCTTTCTAGTAGAATGAACGTGGAGCAGTTAGGTGTCTCAGAAAATGAAGCTCCTATACATCTTATTAAAGTCGGCAATGGTCCCAAAAAATTGTTGTTCTGGTCACAGATGCACGGAAATGAAAGTACAACTACAAAATCGATGTTCGATTTTTTGAATATGCTATCCGATGACTCTAATGAAGTTTCAGAACAAATATTAGCTTCTTGTACCTTATATATAATACCTATATTAAGCCCTGATGGTGCAAAAGCTTATACTAGGCTTAATCATAATCAGATTGATCTTAATAGAGACGCTCAGGATAGGAGTCAAAAGGAAAGTGTAATATTGAGAAATGTAATTGATAAGATCAAACCAGATTTCGCATTCAATTTACACGGACAACGTACTATTTTTAGTGTAGGAACAACAGATATACCTGCTACTGTTTCTTTTCTATCACCTGCTGGTGATAAGGATCGTACAATTACCAAGTCTCGTAAAATAGCTATGGAGATTATTGCAGAAATGAATTCTGTATTACAAAAGTGCATTCCTAATGGTATTGGTAGATATGATGATGGTTTTAATATAAATTGTGTTGGAGATACATTATCAGATTTAGGTGTTCCTACTATTTTATTTGAAGCTGGACATTATAAAAACGATTATACACGAGATACTACTAGAGTTTATATTTTTTATGCATTGGTAACATCCATTCGATATATTTCAATGAATGATGTGCTAGGGAGTAAACATCAAGCTTATTTTAATATTCCAGAAAATGGGAAATGTTTTTATGATATCATCATTAGAGATGTTATTCTGAATAATAAGAATGTTGATATCGCCATCCAGTATACTGAAGAATTATCCCAAAATGATATTAAATTCATTCCAAAAATTGTTAAAATTGATGATTTACGAAATGTTTATGGTCATAGAGAAATTATCGGTAATAAAAGAGTGATATTTAACGAAAACGTTACAGTAGAGGTACTTCCGGAAAATGAGTTGTTAAAATTCAAGTTAAATGATGAATTATTCTCAACAGAATTAAGAAAAAGTTGA
- a CDS encoding glycoside hydrolase family 11 protein, producing MNLFYKSTFRIILPFLFLIFSLGNTKAQTYCIQSGSEQITGEEDGFRYELWNQNSQGTACMTLGNEALFSGEWDGILNYLARRGLGYNQTQEHQEIGNFFTTYNCNYNPSTSSGNSYLSIYGWTIDPLVEYYIIEDWRNWIPSMADGAVLKKSFEINGSVYDVYENTRVNQPSIVGNTTFQQYFSIRRDTRNSGTIDISEHFKQWESIDMNLGKLHEVSFVVEGYQSSGSFEFNELDIFIDNTTLGINDIDNPNSYFEIYPNPAIDEAYIKFKKTNTTKKLKIYDTSGKIVLSKNYDHTENIAKISNLTKGVYFVSLNINNQKVVDKLIIY from the coding sequence ATGAACTTATTTTACAAATCAACATTTCGAATTATCCTTCCATTTTTATTTTTAATCTTTTCTCTTGGAAATACTAAAGCACAGACCTATTGTATACAATCAGGGTCAGAACAAATTACCGGAGAAGAAGATGGGTTTAGATATGAGTTATGGAATCAAAATTCTCAAGGAACTGCTTGTATGACATTAGGTAATGAAGCATTATTTAGTGGAGAATGGGATGGTATATTAAACTATTTAGCGAGAAGAGGATTAGGATACAATCAAACACAAGAGCATCAAGAAATAGGAAACTTTTTTACCACTTATAACTGTAATTACAACCCTTCTACTTCCTCGGGGAACTCTTATCTATCTATTTACGGATGGACTATTGATCCACTTGTAGAATATTATATTATTGAAGATTGGCGAAATTGGATTCCATCAATGGCAGATGGAGCTGTATTAAAAAAATCTTTTGAAATAAATGGAAGCGTTTACGATGTTTACGAAAACACTAGAGTAAATCAACCTTCGATTGTGGGGAACACTACTTTTCAACAATATTTTAGTATCAGAAGAGACACAAGAAATAGTGGTACAATAGATATCTCTGAGCATTTTAAGCAATGGGAATCTATTGATATGAATTTAGGAAAACTACATGAAGTGTCTTTTGTTGTAGAAGGATACCAAAGTAGTGGTAGTTTTGAGTTTAACGAACTTGATATATTTATAGATAATACCACGCTTGGAATAAATGATATAGATAATCCCAATTCTTATTTTGAGATTTACCCTAATCCAGCGATTGATGAAGCTTATATAAAGTTTAAAAAAACTAACACAACTAAAAAACTTAAAATCTATGATACTTCAGGTAAAATAGTGTTATCAAAAAACTATGACCACACAGAGAACATAGCAAAAATTTCTAATTTAACAAAAGGTGTTTACTTTGTTTCATTAAACATCAATAATCAAAAGGTAGTAGATAAATTAATCATCTATTAA
- a CDS encoding helix-turn-helix domain-containing protein produces MVNTAAFGKRIQEIMKFYHVSASGFADAMGVGRSSISHILSGRNKPSLDFVMRITEAYPEAELYWLLYGQGSFPKSKIPKQEQENPKQKEPITPTPIISSTETESEQDLFSHSNNDTPLPKDAPEETIAPIIKTNSTNKNISQIVFFYKDGTFDVYKN; encoded by the coding sequence ATGGTAAACACTGCAGCTTTTGGAAAAAGAATCCAAGAAATCATGAAATTTTATCACGTTTCAGCCTCAGGATTTGCGGATGCTATGGGGGTTGGACGCTCTTCTATTTCTCATATTTTATCTGGCAGAAACAAACCTAGTCTAGATTTTGTTATGAGAATTACGGAAGCTTATCCTGAAGCAGAATTATATTGGCTCCTATACGGGCAAGGATCTTTTCCTAAGTCAAAAATCCCTAAACAAGAACAAGAAAATCCTAAGCAAAAAGAGCCTATAACTCCTACTCCAATAATATCATCTACCGAAACGGAATCAGAACAAGACCTATTTTCGCATTCTAATAATGATACACCTTTACCCAAGGATGCTCCAGAAGAAACAATAGCACCAATAATTAAAACTAATTCGACAAATAAAAATATTAGCCAGATAGTCTTTTTTTATAAGGATGGTACTTTCGACGTTTATAAGAATTAA
- a CDS encoding alkylphosphonate utilization protein: MSKLKELQDRSHTTCELCGATDNLSIYDIPESPNVGLDSSILTCSICKDQIENILTVDPNHWRCLNDSMWSQVPGVQVMAYRMLHRLKSEGWPQDLIDMLYLDDDTLAWAKATGEGDDESTKIKHLDSNGALLNAGDSVVLIKDLNVKGANFTAKRGTAVRNISLVHDNPEHIEGKVSGQHIVILTKFVKKS, translated from the coding sequence ATGAGTAAACTAAAAGAATTACAAGATCGTAGTCATACTACATGCGAATTATGTGGTGCTACTGATAATTTATCAATATATGATATCCCAGAATCTCCAAATGTAGGATTAGACTCTAGTATTCTTACTTGCTCTATTTGTAAAGATCAAATCGAAAATATTCTTACAGTGGATCCTAATCATTGGCGCTGTCTTAATGATAGCATGTGGAGTCAAGTCCCTGGTGTACAGGTTATGGCGTATAGAATGCTTCATAGATTAAAATCTGAAGGATGGCCACAAGATCTTATTGATATGTTATATCTGGACGATGATACTTTAGCATGGGCTAAAGCTACAGGAGAAGGTGATGATGAAAGTACTAAGATTAAGCATTTAGACTCTAATGGAGCTTTACTTAATGCAGGTGACAGTGTGGTTTTAATAAAAGATCTAAATGTTAAAGGGGCTAATTTTACTGCGAAAAGAGGAACTGCTGTTCGTAATATTTCTTTAGTCCACGACAACCCTGAACATATAGAAGGAAAAGTAAGTGGTCAACATATTGTTATTTTAACCAAGTTTGTAAAAAAGTCTTAA
- a CDS encoding DNA topoisomerase IV subunit B, whose product MSKETKYTEDNIRSLDWKEHIRMRPGMYIGKLGDGSSADDGIYILLKEVLDNSIDEYVMGAGKTIEISIQGDKVIVRDYGRGIPLGKVVDVVSKMNTGGKYDSRAFKKSVGLNGVGTKAVNALSTYFRVESTRDGKSASAEFEKGNLTNQDTLDETSRRRGTKVSFVPDNTIFKHYKYRTEYVAKMLKNYVYLNPGLTIIFNGEKYFSENGLKDLLSDNINEDDRLYPIIHLLGNDIEIAITHSKTQYSEEYHSFVNGQHTTQGGTHQAAFREAVVKTIREFYGKNYEASDIRKSIVSAISIKVMEPVFESQTKTKLGSTEMGGDLPTVRTYINDFVKTKLDNFLHKNSDVAEALQRKILQAERERKDLSGIRKLARERAKKASLHNKKLRDCRVHLTDSKKDRNLESTLFITEGDSASGSITKSRDVNTQAVFSLRGKPLNSYNMSKKIVYENEEFNLLQAALNIEESLEDLRYNNIVIATDADVDGMHIRLLLITFFLQFFPEVIKEGHLYILQTPLFRVRNKKETIYCYSEQERRDAIEKLSGKPEITRFKGLGEISPDEFVHFIGDDIRLDPVMLDKDKSIEELLSFYMGKNTPSRQEFIIENLKVELDAVEE is encoded by the coding sequence ATGAGTAAGGAAACTAAATATACCGAAGATAATATACGATCCCTCGATTGGAAAGAGCATATCCGTATGCGACCTGGAATGTATATTGGAAAATTAGGTGATGGATCTTCAGCTGATGATGGAATCTATATTTTATTAAAAGAAGTGCTTGACAATTCTATTGATGAATATGTTATGGGCGCGGGTAAAACCATTGAGATTTCAATACAGGGAGATAAAGTAATTGTTAGAGATTATGGACGTGGAATCCCTTTAGGTAAAGTTGTAGATGTAGTTTCTAAAATGAATACTGGTGGAAAATACGATTCAAGAGCATTTAAAAAGTCTGTTGGGTTAAATGGTGTTGGTACAAAAGCTGTTAATGCCTTATCTACGTATTTTAGAGTAGAATCTACTAGAGATGGAAAATCTGCATCTGCAGAATTTGAAAAAGGAAACCTTACGAATCAAGATACTCTAGACGAAACCTCTAGACGAAGAGGAACAAAAGTTTCTTTCGTTCCCGATAATACAATTTTCAAACATTATAAGTATCGAACGGAGTATGTGGCGAAGATGCTTAAAAACTATGTGTATCTAAATCCTGGGTTGACCATCATTTTTAATGGAGAAAAATATTTTTCAGAAAATGGATTAAAAGACCTGCTTTCAGATAATATTAATGAAGATGATAGATTGTATCCTATTATTCATTTATTAGGTAATGATATAGAAATAGCAATTACGCATAGTAAAACTCAGTATAGCGAAGAGTATCATTCTTTTGTAAATGGGCAACATACTACACAAGGTGGAACACATCAAGCAGCTTTTAGAGAAGCTGTAGTTAAGACAATTAGAGAGTTTTACGGAAAAAATTATGAGGCTAGTGATATTCGTAAATCAATTGTTTCTGCTATTAGTATAAAAGTAATGGAGCCCGTTTTTGAAAGTCAGACAAAAACGAAGTTAGGTTCTACTGAAATGGGTGGAGATTTGCCAACTGTTAGAACCTACATCAATGATTTTGTAAAAACGAAATTAGATAATTTTCTACATAAAAATTCAGATGTAGCAGAGGCACTACAAAGAAAAATACTACAAGCAGAGCGAGAACGAAAAGATTTATCTGGTATACGTAAACTGGCTCGTGAACGAGCAAAAAAAGCAAGTTTACATAATAAAAAATTAAGAGATTGTCGAGTTCATCTTACTGATAGTAAAAAAGACAGGAATTTAGAGAGTACCTTATTTATAACCGAGGGAGATTCTGCAAGTGGATCAATAACAAAATCGAGAGACGTAAATACACAAGCCGTATTTAGCTTACGTGGGAAACCACTAAATAGCTACAATATGAGTAAAAAAATTGTGTATGAAAATGAAGAGTTTAATTTATTACAAGCAGCATTAAATATAGAAGAGTCCTTAGAAGATCTTAGATATAATAATATTGTAATTGCTACTGATGCCGATGTCGATGGAATGCACATAAGGTTGTTATTAATTACATTTTTTCTTCAATTTTTTCCAGAAGTAATTAAAGAAGGTCATTTGTATATTCTTCAAACACCACTTTTTAGAGTACGAAATAAAAAAGAAACCATCTATTGTTATTCTGAGCAGGAAAGAAGAGATGCTATTGAAAAATTGTCTGGAAAGCCTGAAATTACTCGATTTAAGGGGTTAGGAGAAATATCTCCAGATGAGTTTGTTCATTTTATTGGAGATGATATTCGTTTAGATCCTGTAATGTTAGATAAAGATAAGTCTATAGAAGAGCTACTGTCTTTTTATATGGGAAAAAATACACCTAGTAGACAAGAGTTTATTATTGAAAATTTAAAGGTAGAATTAGACGCAGTAGAAGAGTAG
- a CDS encoding TerC family protein — protein MFEIFATADAWIALLTLTFLEIVLGIDNIIFISLASSKLPDQEQKKATNIGLLLAMVMRIVLLFGISLLVAMEAPFWHINLPWIEAGISGQSLILFGGGIFLLYKSVHEIHEKVDEKGEEEKEIQKKSSSSLSKAIIQITLINVVFSFDSILTAVGMTNGLSDNPTDALIIMIIAVVISVLIMMLFATPVGRFVNKHPSIQILGLSFLILIGFMLIAEAAHLAHLQIFDSEVGTIPKGYLYFTIAFSLFVEFINFKLRKKGKLSNQES, from the coding sequence ATGTTTGAAATTTTCGCAACGGCAGATGCTTGGATAGCATTGTTAACATTAACCTTTTTAGAAATTGTATTAGGAATTGATAATATTATATTTATTTCATTAGCTTCTAGCAAATTACCAGATCAAGAACAAAAAAAAGCTACAAACATCGGTTTGTTATTAGCTATGGTAATGAGGATTGTTTTGTTATTTGGTATTTCTCTACTTGTAGCAATGGAGGCTCCTTTTTGGCACATCAACCTTCCTTGGATAGAGGCCGGAATTAGTGGTCAATCCCTAATATTATTTGGAGGAGGAATATTCTTATTATACAAAAGTGTTCATGAAATCCATGAAAAAGTAGATGAAAAAGGAGAAGAAGAGAAAGAAATACAAAAAAAAAGTTCGAGTTCTTTATCTAAAGCTATTATTCAGATTACATTAATTAATGTAGTTTTCTCTTTTGATTCTATACTTACTGCCGTTGGTATGACGAATGGATTGAGTGATAATCCAACAGACGCTTTGATTATCATGATTATTGCGGTCGTTATTTCTGTTTTAATCATGATGTTGTTTGCTACTCCTGTTGGTCGTTTTGTAAACAAACACCCTTCTATCCAGATTCTTGGACTATCTTTCTTAATTTTAATTGGATTTATGTTGATAGCCGAAGCTGCACATCTAGCACATTTACAGATATTTGATTCTGAAGTAGGGACTATACCAAAAGGATATTTATATTTTACTATTGCATTTTCGTTATTTGTGGAGTTTATCAACTTTAAATTACGGAAAAAAGGAAAATTAAGTAACCAAGAGAGCTAG
- a CDS encoding Lrp/AsnC family transcriptional regulator: protein MAKFKLDEVDHQILDMLIENTRTPFTDIAKKLLISAGTVHVRVKKMEEAGIIEGSSLTLDYKKLGYSFIAYVGIYLQNTSQTKFVLQRIKEIPFVTVAHITTGKFNIFCKVRAKDTNHAKDIIFQLDDIDGVYRTETMISLEESINDKKRLMHSIFQDL from the coding sequence ATGGCAAAATTTAAATTAGACGAAGTAGATCACCAAATACTAGACATGTTGATCGAAAATACTCGTACCCCATTTACGGATATCGCAAAAAAATTACTTATTTCTGCAGGAACCGTACACGTACGTGTAAAGAAAATGGAAGAAGCTGGAATTATTGAAGGTTCTTCATTAACATTAGATTATAAAAAATTAGGGTATTCTTTTATCGCTTATGTAGGGATATATCTTCAGAATACTTCACAAACTAAATTTGTATTACAGAGAATTAAAGAGATTCCTTTTGTGACAGTAGCTCACATTACAACCGGGAAGTTTAATATCTTTTGTAAAGTAAGAGCAAAAGATACGAATCATGCGAAAGACATTATTTTTCAGTTAGATGATATTGATGGAGTATACCGTACGGAAACTATGATATCATTAGAGGAAAGTATTAATGATAAAAAACGCTTAATGCATTCTATTTTCCAAGATTTGTAA
- a CDS encoding GNAT family N-acetyltransferase, with translation MIKIKKNTSLNISTSKKLTLEKNKTIIIIETNRLILRKLQVSDAEKFFSLNSDPEVLKYTGDYPFLSIEDAKSFLKNYQEYNMNGYGRWAVLLKETNDFIGWCGLKRNEDGDIDIGFRFFRNKWNKGYATESSIAVLAYGFTQLGIKEIIARVASENKASIKVLEKIGMMFWKKSDCKGIPNALFFKIDKSDFQNIVRK, from the coding sequence TTGATAAAAATTAAAAAAAATACAAGCTTAAATATTTCTACATCGAAAAAACTTACTCTAGAAAAAAATAAAACCATTATAATTATCGAAACCAACAGACTAATACTGCGTAAACTACAAGTTTCTGATGCAGAAAAGTTCTTTTCATTAAATTCTGATCCTGAAGTTTTAAAATACACAGGTGATTATCCTTTTTTATCGATTGAAGATGCAAAATCCTTTTTAAAAAATTATCAAGAGTATAATATGAATGGGTATGGACGCTGGGCTGTATTACTTAAAGAAACAAATGATTTTATTGGCTGGTGTGGTCTTAAACGAAACGAAGATGGAGATATTGATATCGGTTTTCGTTTTTTTAGAAATAAATGGAATAAAGGATATGCGACAGAATCTTCAATAGCCGTATTAGCATATGGATTTACTCAATTAGGTATTAAAGAAATTATTGCAAGAGTGGCATCAGAAAACAAAGCTTCCATTAAAGTTTTGGAAAAAATAGGCATGATGTTTTGGAAAAAAAGCGACTGTAAAGGAATCCCCAACGCCCTATTTTTCAAAATCGATAAATCTGATTTTCAAAATATTGTGCGCAAATAA